One Capsicum annuum cultivar UCD-10X-F1 chromosome 2, UCD10Xv1.1, whole genome shotgun sequence genomic window carries:
- the LOC107859279 gene encoding protein LIGHT-DEPENDENT SHORT HYPOCOTYLS 10 yields the protein MNPSTIVMTKELPAGSSRSGGEQLQNNPAPLSRYESQKRRDWNTFGQYLKNQRPPVPLSQCNCNHVLEFLRYLDQFGKTKVHLHGCVFFGQPDPPAPCTCPLRQAWGSLDALIGRLRAAYEENGGSPENNPFGNGAIRLYLREVKECQAKARGIPYKKKKKRKLNSNSMKSIGGGSAAAADQHKNLMQAS from the coding sequence aTGAATCCTTCAACTATAGTCATGACAAAGGAACTGCCCGCTGGATCGTCACGATCCGGCGGTGAACAGTTACAAAATAATCCCGCGCCTTTGAGTAGGTACGAGTCACAAAAAAGACGAGACTGGAACACTTTCGGTCAGTACTTGAAAAATCAGAGACCACCTGTCCCATTATCACAGTGTAATTGCAATCATGTTCTAGAATTCCTTAGGTACCTTGATCAGTTCGGGAAGACTAAGGTTCACTTACATGGTTGTGTGTTTTTTGGACAACCTGATCCACCAGCACCTTGTACTTGTCCACTAAGACAAGCTTGGGGTAGCCTTGATGCTTTGATAGGGAGACTTAGAGCTGCTTATGAAGAAAATGGAGGATCACCGGAGAATAATCCGTTTGGGAATGGCGCGATTCGCCTTTATTTGAGAGAAGTAAAGGAGTGTCAAGCTAAGGCAAGAGGGATTCcttataagaagaagaagaaaaggaagctTAATAGTAATTCAATGAAGTCCATTGGTGGTGGTAGTGCTGCTGCTGCTGATCAACACAAGAATTTGATGCAAGCAAGCTAA